A window of the Dyadobacter pollutisoli genome harbors these coding sequences:
- a CDS encoding bifunctional 4-hydroxy-2-oxoglutarate aldolase/2-dehydro-3-deoxy-phosphogluconate aldolase — translation MSERTFSRELFEKAPLVGIIRNVSPDDVKHILPIYREVGLTTIEITMNTPGAADIIRYALENEGEGLNIGAGTVCTKDDLEIALNAGAQFIVTPIINKKVIKSCVKKGIPVFPGAFTPTEIYNAWTLGATMVKIYPATSLGPEYIKDLKAPMRQLKLLPTGGVGLENMSAFLKAGADGLGIGGQLFDKKLIHDKNWDGLREHFRQFVQKLSV, via the coding sequence ATGAGTGAGCGTACATTTTCCCGTGAATTATTTGAAAAAGCACCGCTGGTCGGCATTATCAGAAATGTGTCTCCCGACGATGTAAAACATATTTTGCCTATTTACCGCGAGGTGGGGCTTACTACGATTGAGATCACCATGAACACGCCAGGGGCAGCCGATATTATTCGTTATGCACTTGAAAATGAAGGTGAAGGGCTCAACATTGGTGCGGGAACGGTCTGTACCAAAGACGACCTGGAAATCGCGCTGAACGCTGGTGCGCAATTTATCGTCACACCCATTATCAATAAAAAAGTCATCAAATCTTGCGTCAAAAAGGGTATTCCTGTCTTTCCGGGTGCATTTACGCCAACTGAAATTTACAACGCGTGGACATTGGGAGCGACGATGGTCAAAATTTACCCGGCTACCTCACTGGGCCCTGAATATATCAAAGATCTGAAAGCACCGATGAGGCAGCTTAAATTGCTTCCTACCGGTGGCGTGGGGCTGGAAAATATGTCGGCTTTTTTGAAAGCAGGGGCGGATGGTCTCGGTATCGGCGGGCAGCTTTTTGATAAAAAATTGATTCATGACAAAAACTGGGACGGATTGCGGGAACACTTCCGGCAATTCGTACAAAAACTCTCCGTGTAA
- a CDS encoding threonine aldolase family protein has translation MQRRDFVKLGSMLAAVAAPDGVFAENSRLKDPRKASQAVDFLHDGLNLSPKDYAGLLMKLADEGKIKPDFYSNGGVVEELENKFAQLLGKESSVFMPTGTLANHIAIRKLSGNNHRVIVQEQSHIYNDTGDSSQILSGLNLIPLGTNAVEFSLEDVERVIAKTKLGRVEAQIGAIAIETPVRRQQDRMVHYESLKKITDYAKTNGIKTHLDGARLFKQAVHTDVEPKKYGELFDTVFTSMWKCFNASSGAVLAGDKAFTEKLFHERRMFGGGLPAAWVFAAVALHYADGFIDDYKMAWSNSEKLFKELAKNERIQFGIIENGSHFVNLQLNQANPDKFREGLAKRSIEIAKSGDHGFMLKVNPSINRVPVQELTRLFLEALKEA, from the coding sequence ATGCAAAGAAGAGACTTTGTCAAACTGGGCAGTATGCTAGCTGCTGTTGCGGCTCCCGATGGTGTTTTCGCTGAAAATAGTCGATTAAAAGACCCTCGAAAGGCGAGCCAAGCGGTCGATTTCCTGCATGACGGTTTAAATCTGAGCCCGAAGGATTATGCAGGCTTGCTGATGAAGCTTGCGGATGAAGGTAAAATCAAGCCAGATTTTTATTCCAATGGCGGGGTAGTAGAAGAATTGGAGAACAAATTTGCGCAATTGCTCGGAAAGGAATCCAGCGTTTTTATGCCAACGGGAACACTGGCAAACCACATTGCCATTCGCAAATTGTCCGGGAATAATCACAGGGTAATTGTTCAGGAACAGAGCCATATTTACAATGATACCGGAGACAGTTCACAGATTTTGAGCGGATTAAACCTGATTCCATTGGGCACTAATGCTGTCGAGTTTTCTTTGGAAGATGTCGAAAGGGTCATTGCCAAGACCAAACTGGGTCGGGTAGAGGCACAGATTGGTGCTATTGCGATAGAAACACCGGTAAGACGCCAGCAGGACAGAATGGTGCACTATGAAAGCCTGAAAAAAATAACGGATTATGCCAAAACGAATGGTATCAAAACGCATTTGGACGGAGCCAGGTTGTTCAAGCAGGCCGTTCATACGGATGTTGAACCCAAAAAATACGGTGAACTGTTTGATACGGTTTTTACTTCGATGTGGAAGTGCTTTAATGCTTCTTCGGGAGCGGTTTTGGCCGGTGACAAAGCATTTACCGAAAAACTGTTCCATGAAAGAAGAATGTTCGGAGGAGGTTTGCCTGCGGCGTGGGTTTTCGCAGCCGTTGCATTGCATTATGCCGACGGTTTTATAGATGACTACAAAATGGCATGGTCAAACAGTGAAAAGTTGTTCAAAGAATTGGCAAAGAATGAGCGTATCCAATTTGGCATAATAGAAAACGGCTCACACTTTGTCAATTTGCAGCTTAACCAGGCCAATCCGGACAAATTCAGGGAAGGGCTGGCGAAAAGAAGCATCGAAATAGCCAAATCCGGTGACCACGGCTTTATGCTGAAAGTTAATCCTTCCATAAACCGCGTTCCTGTTCAGGAGTTGACCAGATTGTTTTTGGAGGCATTGAAAGAGGCTTGA
- a CDS encoding Fic family protein, protein MEPVERAVLLKRELDALLPISREQELRIMQKFRLDWNYHSNRIEGNSLTYGETKALIMFGLTAQGKPLKDHIEIEGHNEAIEWILDIVKGDYPLNESFIREIHTLLLKESYTVDAITAEGLPTKKRVEIGKYKSQPNHVLTNTGEIFRFATPEETPAMMGDLIEWYREKISQEDLNPVLLAAEFHYKFTRIHPFDDGNGRTARILMNFILMRYQFPPVIIKTEEKNQYFSALRQADSGIFMPFLDFSANNLAQSVDLMIRGAKGESIEEEDDFDKELALLERRLSTQSKELKKSVELLHLLYDNSIIPLFQKFHAGAEKFDGFYVASKHYFRSSEFIGNFNSAAILKFKQQISIAITEFKVISSYKTFIHSEYGIFNFLSKIEVMLGPDNYIVKSYGGSMSFEKSYGEQLSEKEIADLVKSELTRHKDFIESKTKKTS, encoded by the coding sequence ATGGAACCAGTAGAACGTGCGGTCTTGCTTAAACGGGAGTTAGATGCTCTTCTGCCAATCAGCCGGGAACAGGAACTGAGAATTATGCAAAAGTTCCGCCTTGATTGGAATTATCACTCCAATCGAATCGAAGGTAATTCCCTAACTTATGGCGAGACTAAGGCGTTGATTATGTTTGGATTAACTGCCCAAGGTAAGCCGCTGAAAGATCATATTGAAATTGAAGGGCATAATGAAGCCATCGAATGGATACTGGATATTGTCAAAGGCGACTATCCGTTGAATGAGTCCTTTATCCGGGAAATCCATACTTTGCTATTGAAAGAATCTTATACCGTCGATGCCATTACGGCAGAAGGGTTACCTACAAAAAAGCGGGTTGAGATCGGAAAATACAAGAGTCAACCGAATCATGTGCTCACCAACACCGGTGAAATTTTCAGATTTGCTACACCGGAAGAAACTCCCGCTATGATGGGGGATCTGATTGAATGGTACCGAGAAAAGATTAGCCAGGAAGATTTAAATCCCGTGTTGCTGGCAGCTGAATTTCACTATAAATTCACTCGTATTCATCCTTTTGATGATGGCAACGGCCGGACTGCAAGGATCTTAATGAATTTTATTTTAATGCGATACCAGTTTCCGCCGGTGATTATTAAGACGGAAGAAAAGAACCAATATTTTTCAGCATTGAGGCAGGCAGATAGTGGAATTTTTATGCCATTTCTTGATTTCAGTGCTAATAATCTGGCTCAGTCGGTTGACTTGATGATCAGGGGAGCGAAAGGAGAAAGTATTGAGGAGGAAGATGATTTTGATAAGGAATTGGCGTTGTTGGAACGAAGGTTGTCTACTCAAAGTAAAGAGCTTAAGAAGTCTGTTGAATTATTGCACTTATTGTACGACAACTCAATAATTCCGCTCTTCCAGAAGTTTCATGCTGGCGCTGAGAAATTCGACGGATTTTATGTTGCCTCAAAGCATTATTTTAGGTCCAGCGAATTTATAGGAAACTTTAATAGTGCTGCGATTTTGAAATTCAAGCAGCAAATTTCGATAGCAATAACTGAATTTAAAGTTATTTCGTCTTACAAAACATTTATCCATTCTGAATACGGAATTTTTAATTTTTTGTCAAAAATCGAGGTGATGCTTGGGCCAGATAATTATATCGTCAAATCTTATGGGGGTTCTATGAGTTTTGAGAAAAGCTACGGTGAGCAATTAAGTGAAAAGGAGATAGCTGATCTGGTGAAATCTGAATTAACGAGGCATAAGGATTTCATTGAGAGCAAAACGAAGAAGACAAGCTGA
- a CDS encoding outer membrane protein assembly factor BamB family protein — translation MKFLPFLMLAFLLCGPRLAKSPRLGKSDGPDQDWPVYGGNNAGNRYSSLNQINKDNVKNLRLAWTFDTGENSNPAERGMDIQCQPIIVNGMMYGTTPRLKVFALEAATGKELWKFDPFEGKRPKFHPVRGVTYWSEGNDKRILFTAGATLYAINAENGQLVKDFGKNGEVDFHDGLGDQETYGYDINQFNIRNTTPGVVFKNLFITGSSVSEGGDALPGHIRAFDVRTGKVVWVFRTIPLPGEYGYNTWAKDSYKKLGGANCWAGMVLDENRGTVFFGTGSPSVDFYGGARKGANLFANCVIALNAQTGKRIWHFQTVHHDLWDRDIPCPPNLITVKHKGKMVDAVAQATKDGYIFVFDRDTGKPLFTVKEVPAPVAGALPGEQPWPTQPVPSKPAPFANQTLTEADITTRTPEAHAYVLDRFTKSNKGPKNQPPSREGNLLYGIGGGAEWGGTAAGPDGIMYVNGNNMLWWLKMRDAREKGDGQVLSRGAGLFNTNCATCHATDTKNATASASTQAYPVLKDIGKKMNRGQIGALLETGRGRMPSFQHMVKEDRAAIINFLLNMEAKPAPNDIHAQSQQVAEKKNASFPFAPPYVNNGNVQFRDQENYPAIKPPWGTLNAVDLNTGEYLWKVTLGEYPEMTKQGIPSTGTENHGGPIVTAGGLLFIAATYDEKLRAFDIKTGKVVWEYKLPAGGFATPVTYMVNGKQYIAIAAGGTRYGLKSGGTYIAFALP, via the coding sequence ATGAAATTTCTTCCATTTCTAATGCTGGCATTCCTGTTGTGCGGGCCAAGACTTGCCAAGTCTCCAAGACTTGGTAAGTCTGACGGCCCGGACCAGGACTGGCCGGTGTACGGCGGCAACAATGCCGGAAACCGGTATTCTTCTCTAAATCAAATCAACAAAGACAATGTAAAGAACCTGCGACTGGCCTGGACTTTCGATACCGGTGAAAATAGCAATCCCGCAGAAAGAGGAATGGACATACAATGCCAGCCGATTATTGTCAATGGCATGATGTACGGTACCACACCGCGCCTGAAAGTATTCGCGCTAGAAGCTGCAACGGGTAAGGAACTCTGGAAATTTGACCCGTTTGAGGGAAAAAGGCCAAAGTTTCATCCGGTACGCGGTGTTACTTACTGGTCGGAGGGAAATGATAAACGCATTCTGTTCACAGCAGGCGCCACTTTGTACGCAATCAATGCTGAGAATGGACAGTTGGTCAAAGATTTTGGTAAAAATGGTGAAGTTGATTTTCACGACGGCCTCGGCGATCAGGAAACTTACGGATATGACATTAATCAATTCAATATCCGAAATACTACGCCAGGGGTCGTTTTCAAAAATCTGTTCATTACCGGTTCGTCTGTGTCCGAGGGGGGCGATGCATTGCCTGGCCACATACGCGCTTTTGATGTGCGTACAGGAAAGGTAGTGTGGGTGTTCAGAACGATACCGTTGCCAGGGGAATACGGGTACAATACCTGGGCTAAGGATTCTTACAAAAAACTCGGTGGGGCCAATTGTTGGGCAGGAATGGTACTGGATGAAAATCGCGGAACCGTGTTTTTCGGAACCGGCTCACCCTCAGTGGATTTTTATGGTGGTGCAAGAAAGGGTGCCAATCTTTTTGCCAACTGCGTCATAGCACTCAATGCGCAAACCGGCAAGCGGATCTGGCATTTTCAGACGGTACACCACGATCTGTGGGACCGGGATATTCCTTGTCCGCCAAATTTGATCACGGTAAAGCATAAAGGGAAAATGGTCGATGCGGTGGCGCAGGCTACCAAGGATGGTTACATTTTTGTGTTTGACCGTGATACCGGCAAACCGCTTTTTACGGTGAAAGAAGTACCCGCACCTGTGGCCGGAGCACTACCAGGGGAACAACCATGGCCTACGCAGCCCGTACCTTCAAAACCTGCACCTTTCGCCAACCAGACTTTGACAGAAGCCGACATTACTACCCGCACACCAGAGGCACACGCCTACGTACTGGACCGATTTACCAAAAGTAATAAAGGGCCGAAAAACCAGCCTCCGAGCCGGGAAGGCAATTTGCTCTACGGCATAGGAGGCGGAGCGGAATGGGGCGGTACAGCGGCTGGTCCCGATGGTATTATGTATGTCAATGGCAATAATATGCTTTGGTGGCTCAAAATGAGGGATGCAAGGGAAAAGGGCGATGGTCAGGTATTGTCAAGAGGAGCTGGTTTGTTTAATACTAATTGCGCCACCTGCCACGCCACGGATACCAAAAACGCTACTGCTTCTGCAAGCACGCAGGCTTACCCGGTTTTAAAGGATATTGGTAAAAAAATGAACCGCGGGCAAATTGGCGCATTGCTCGAAACCGGCCGTGGACGAATGCCTTCTTTTCAGCACATGGTGAAGGAAGACAGGGCGGCGATCATTAACTTTCTGCTGAATATGGAAGCCAAACCTGCTCCCAATGACATTCACGCGCAGTCTCAGCAAGTAGCCGAAAAAAAGAACGCCAGTTTTCCTTTTGCGCCGCCATATGTTAACAATGGTAATGTGCAGTTTCGCGATCAGGAGAACTATCCGGCGATCAAACCTCCCTGGGGTACATTGAACGCCGTCGACCTGAATACAGGGGAGTATCTCTGGAAGGTGACATTGGGCGAATATCCGGAAATGACCAAACAGGGAATTCCGTCGACAGGTACCGAAAATCACGGAGGGCCGATTGTAACTGCTGGCGGACTGCTGTTCATTGCGGCTACTTATGATGAAAAACTCCGTGCTTTTGACATTAAAACCGGGAAAGTAGTGTGGGAGTACAAGCTTCCCGCCGGAGGATTTGCGACACCGGTGACTTATATGGTCAATGGAAAGCAATATATTGCCATTGCAGCGGGAGGAACACGATATGGATTGAAATCGGGGGGTACTTATATCGCATTTGCGTTGCCGTGA
- a CDS encoding 2-dehydro-3-deoxygalactonokinase, translated as MEKYLLCCNWVRTSFWLWLVNKKDQELIGYVFLDKRQNATFVSGLLIGSEICHPTRENDSQSVLCCQNSLYRLYKVAIETLNLPGRALIVPAATVDRAATAGKIKIFEHQNLTLNKTNL; from the coding sequence ATGGAAAAATACTTGCTGTGCTGCAACTGGGTGAGGACGTCTTTCTGGTTGTGGTTGGTCAACAAGAAGGATCAGGAGTTAATAGGTTACGTATTTTTAGATAAAAGGCAAAACGCCACGTTTGTGAGCGGGCTGCTGATCGGCTCGGAAATATGCCATCCGACAAGGGAAAACGATTCTCAATCGGTATTATGTTGCCAAAATAGCCTTTACAGGTTATATAAAGTCGCGATTGAAACATTGAATCTACCCGGAAGGGCGTTAATCGTTCCCGCCGCGACGGTGGACAGGGCTGCAACAGCCGGGAAGATTAAAATATTTGAACATCAGAATTTAACATTGAACAAAACCAATTTATGA
- a CDS encoding DUF1569 domain-containing protein: MQNIFLPETVSQLTERLDVLRAETQPQWGKMNAPQMLAHCNVAYEMAFENKHPRPNILMRLMLQVFAKSTVCGDKPYAKSLQTAPAFIIVDERDFEIEKNRLIGYMKKTVDLGEAHFDGKESLSFGKLTASQWNTMFYKHLNHHLTQFGV; encoded by the coding sequence ATGCAAAACATCTTTTTACCCGAAACTGTATCTCAATTAACTGAAAGATTAGACGTACTCCGTGCTGAGACGCAGCCGCAGTGGGGCAAAATGAATGCTCCTCAGATGCTTGCCCATTGCAATGTTGCCTATGAAATGGCTTTTGAAAACAAACACCCCAGACCGAATATTCTGATGAGGCTGATGCTGCAAGTATTCGCAAAAAGTACTGTTTGTGGAGACAAACCCTATGCCAAGAGCCTCCAAACGGCTCCCGCGTTTATCATAGTTGATGAGCGCGACTTTGAAATCGAGAAGAACCGGTTGATAGGCTATATGAAAAAGACAGTCGATCTTGGAGAGGCGCATTTTGATGGCAAGGAATCATTGAGCTTTGGTAAACTAACTGCCAGCCAGTGGAATACGATGTTTTACAAACATCTGAACCATCACCTGACGCAGTTTGGGGTATAG
- a CDS encoding NUDIX hydrolase — MIDKLAFIEIQDKKVLVARTRGRNVYYLPGGKRETGESDEQALTREIEEELTIKIDPASVEFYGTFLAQAHGQPQGVMVNMRCYAGLYSGEIAPSAEIEEVAWLSYADREKVSEVDKIIFDDLKARELLD; from the coding sequence ATGATCGACAAATTAGCCTTTATTGAAATACAAGACAAAAAAGTACTCGTTGCACGTACCCGGGGGCGCAACGTTTACTATCTCCCTGGCGGAAAAAGGGAAACCGGCGAATCCGACGAGCAGGCCCTGACCCGGGAGATAGAGGAGGAGTTAACTATCAAAATCGATCCGGCGTCTGTTGAGTTTTATGGGACATTCCTTGCTCAGGCGCACGGCCAGCCCCAGGGCGTGATGGTGAATATGCGCTGCTATGCGGGCTTGTATTCCGGCGAGATTGCTCCTTCCGCGGAAATCGAAGAGGTTGCATGGTTGTCTTACGCCGATAGGGAGAAAGTATCGGAAGTAGACAAAATTATATTTGACGACCTGAAAGCAAGGGAACTGCTGGACTGA
- a CDS encoding DUF1801 domain-containing protein: MSAQKDKPASKPRAKKLTDAEQVAEFMDKLEHPLKAEIEAVRNIIKNANPKISERIKWNAPSYYTSADLLTFNPRSQKNVHLVFHHIAIVQVKSSLLEGDYKDRRMVYLTDMQDIEGKKAELERILNQYIELAE, from the coding sequence ATGTCAGCTCAAAAAGACAAACCAGCCTCGAAACCTCGCGCCAAAAAATTAACGGACGCCGAGCAGGTAGCCGAATTTATGGACAAGCTGGAACATCCGTTAAAAGCAGAAATAGAAGCCGTCCGCAATATTATCAAAAATGCGAATCCCAAAATCTCGGAAAGGATTAAATGGAACGCGCCCAGTTACTACACTTCCGCAGACCTGCTGACATTCAATCCCCGGTCACAGAAAAACGTGCACCTGGTATTTCATCATATTGCCATTGTCCAGGTTAAGTCTTCCCTTTTGGAAGGAGATTACAAGGATCGGAGAATGGTTTACCTCACTGATATGCAGGACATTGAAGGCAAGAAAGCTGAACTGGAACGTATTCTGAACCAATACATTGAGCTAGCGGAATAA
- a CDS encoding GNAT family N-acetyltransferase: MINIIRTDSDNNDFITLVKSLDAYLAITDGEDHAFYSQYNKLDKIRHVVILYEDGTPIGCGAIKAYGPDAMEVKRMYVAPEGRNRGIASQILTELEKWAAELGYTRCILETGKRQTEAVALYKKNNYQVTANYGQYEGVENSVCFEKVLK, from the coding sequence ATGATCAACATAATCCGAACTGATTCAGACAACAACGATTTCATTACACTAGTCAAATCCCTTGACGCCTATCTGGCCATCACCGACGGCGAGGATCACGCATTTTACTCCCAGTATAACAAGCTGGATAAGATCAGGCATGTCGTGATACTTTACGAAGACGGAACTCCCATTGGTTGCGGGGCAATCAAAGCTTATGGGCCGGATGCTATGGAAGTGAAACGAATGTATGTAGCTCCTGAGGGAAGGAATAGGGGTATTGCGTCCCAAATACTCACTGAACTGGAAAAGTGGGCAGCTGAATTAGGATATACGCGCTGCATTCTCGAAACCGGCAAAAGGCAAACCGAAGCAGTCGCACTTTATAAAAAGAACAACTATCAGGTTACCGCCAATTACGGCCAGTATGAAGGCGTGGAGAATAGTGTTTGTTTTGAAAAAGTGCTGAAATAA
- a CDS encoding DUF4932 domain-containing protein: MSKLALASLFVTLISLFNVAGSFSQNTKVISATGKRVDIRIGNELRKSDWNISPGIKPDVYDVYLPKAGKPVTFITDEDSILFDVKPGDYYEFVVLLNGKDSAFTAIKGHLDVPRAQFFDDYKKSHTGKTFVEIPEVYELMNVVMAITSEGKKDNGLIRKNNAYYSDVLKWFDQYRDEPIVGTVNAEISNHDNYHALKMDAYAFEFHNEKIVQSATYDRIGFSNTNNLRSFIPALQDFAVKTKFADFYAKHKSYYDGLIISYRDSIGVPEMQKWLTANFPSARYDSFKIIFSPLVSQNQSAARFDLDGFKEAQAHVNFPFNEKNNTRTLSKKASLVQDGSIIFTELNHAFIDLESAKPQYTERIAKAFANLATWNNPEKPAKYYNDPFASFNEYMNWALVCLRYADYAPENEQDQLIQQTEEMMVNSRGFVKFAEFDQFLVKLYKNRKKGQVLADLYPEIVGWFEENK, translated from the coding sequence ATGAGCAAACTTGCACTGGCCAGCCTCTTCGTCACACTCATCTCGCTTTTCAATGTGGCCGGATCGTTTTCTCAAAATACCAAAGTAATTAGCGCAACAGGTAAACGCGTCGATATTAGAATTGGGAACGAATTGAGGAAATCCGACTGGAATATTTCCCCGGGGATCAAACCAGACGTGTATGACGTTTACCTTCCGAAAGCTGGTAAGCCTGTTACTTTCATTACCGACGAAGACTCAATTCTATTTGATGTAAAACCTGGTGATTATTATGAATTTGTCGTTTTGTTAAATGGAAAGGACAGCGCATTTACGGCGATCAAAGGTCATCTCGACGTTCCCCGCGCACAATTTTTCGACGACTACAAAAAGTCACACACCGGCAAAACATTCGTAGAAATCCCCGAGGTTTATGAACTCATGAATGTAGTCATGGCGATCACGAGTGAAGGAAAGAAAGACAATGGCCTGATCAGGAAAAACAATGCATATTATTCCGACGTGCTAAAATGGTTTGATCAGTATAGGGACGAGCCGATAGTGGGCACCGTGAATGCTGAAATCTCCAATCACGACAATTATCATGCACTGAAAATGGATGCCTATGCCTTTGAATTTCACAACGAAAAGATAGTCCAAAGCGCTACCTATGACCGTATCGGCTTTTCAAACACAAACAATCTAAGGTCATTCATTCCAGCCTTGCAGGATTTCGCCGTCAAGACGAAGTTTGCTGATTTCTACGCCAAACATAAGTCCTACTACGATGGCCTGATCATCAGTTACCGTGATTCCATCGGCGTCCCTGAAATGCAGAAGTGGTTGACAGCCAACTTCCCATCTGCAAGATATGACTCATTCAAGATCATATTTTCGCCGCTGGTGAGTCAGAACCAATCAGCCGCGCGGTTTGATCTTGACGGCTTTAAGGAAGCCCAGGCACATGTAAACTTTCCTTTTAACGAAAAAAATAATACTAGAACATTGTCAAAAAAAGCCTCTCTGGTTCAAGACGGTTCCATCATTTTCACGGAGCTCAATCACGCATTCATTGACCTGGAAAGCGCAAAGCCGCAATACACCGAGAGAATCGCGAAAGCTTTCGCCAATCTCGCTACCTGGAACAATCCCGAAAAACCTGCGAAGTACTACAATGATCCGTTTGCGTCTTTTAATGAATACATGAACTGGGCGTTAGTATGTCTCCGCTACGCAGATTACGCACCCGAAAATGAGCAAGACCAGCTGATTCAACAAACCGAAGAAATGATGGTCAATTCACGGGGTTTCGTAAAATTTGCAGAGTTTGACCAGTTTCTGGTAAAGCTTTATAAAAACAGGAAGAAGGGCCAGGTGCTGGCTGATTTGTATCCGGAGATTGTGGGGTGGTTTGAGGAGAATAAGTAG
- a CDS encoding MFS transporter — protein sequence MGTTKNYRWIIVVLLFTATTINYLDRQIIGLLKPILEKEFVWTETDFARIVMAFTAAYAIGLLLFGWLIDKIGTKLGYSITIVFWSIAGMLHAVARSAFGFGLARVGLGLGEAGNYPAAVKTVAEWFPKKERALATGLFNAGTSIGVVVALLLVPWILSHYGWQEVFWITGALGFVWLIFWLIFYDIPAQQKRLSREELDHIISGQEQDENEAEKQPVQWIKLFTFPQTWAYITGKGLIDPIYWFFLFWLPSYFASTFNLDLKKPSLELMLIYTATTVGSIGGGYLSSWLIKKGWPTLKARKTVLLAFAFLELSVIMIQFATGVWVAVGLISLAVALHQAWATNVFTLPSDLFPKQAVSSVVGIGGMAGAVGGILFPILIGDLLDTYKAAGNIQAGYNIIFTICGCTYLVAWLIIHLLTKTAKVVELDELR from the coding sequence ATGGGTACTACCAAAAATTATCGCTGGATCATTGTGGTCTTGCTTTTTACAGCTACGACCATTAATTACCTCGATAGGCAGATTATCGGCCTTCTGAAGCCCATTCTCGAAAAGGAATTTGTGTGGACAGAAACCGATTTTGCACGCATCGTGATGGCTTTCACGGCGGCTTATGCAATTGGTTTGCTGCTTTTCGGCTGGCTGATTGACAAGATCGGAACTAAACTGGGCTACTCCATTACCATTGTGTTTTGGAGCATTGCGGGCATGTTGCATGCTGTGGCGCGCAGTGCGTTTGGTTTTGGTCTGGCGCGGGTCGGACTGGGGCTGGGCGAGGCTGGTAACTATCCGGCGGCCGTAAAAACGGTGGCGGAATGGTTTCCCAAAAAAGAACGTGCACTGGCGACCGGTCTTTTCAACGCTGGAACCAGCATTGGCGTCGTTGTGGCTTTGCTGCTCGTACCCTGGATACTCAGTCATTATGGCTGGCAGGAAGTGTTTTGGATCACCGGGGCACTGGGGTTTGTCTGGCTGATTTTCTGGCTGATTTTTTATGACATTCCGGCCCAGCAGAAGCGGCTCAGCCGAGAAGAGCTGGATCACATTATCAGCGGACAAGAGCAGGACGAAAACGAAGCGGAAAAGCAGCCTGTACAATGGATTAAGCTTTTTACATTCCCGCAAACCTGGGCTTACATTACCGGGAAAGGCCTTATCGACCCAATTTACTGGTTTTTCCTGTTCTGGCTGCCATCTTATTTTGCATCTACATTTAATCTGGATCTTAAAAAGCCAAGTCTGGAACTGATGCTGATTTACACTGCGACTACAGTGGGCAGCATTGGCGGAGGCTACCTGTCTTCGTGGCTGATCAAAAAAGGATGGCCGACATTGAAGGCACGGAAAACGGTTTTGCTGGCCTTTGCGTTTCTGGAATTATCGGTCATTATGATACAATTTGCGACAGGCGTATGGGTGGCAGTAGGGCTAATCAGTCTGGCAGTGGCACTGCACCAGGCATGGGCGACCAATGTTTTTACATTACCTTCGGATTTGTTTCCAAAACAGGCTGTGAGTTCGGTAGTGGGTATTGGAGGCATGGCTGGTGCGGTAGGAGGCATCCTTTTCCCGATCCTGATCGGCGATTTGTTGGATACCTACAAAGCGGCAGGTAACATTCAGGCTGGGTATAACATCATTTTCACGATCTGCGGCTGTACCTATCTGGTGGCCTGGCTGATCATTCATTTGTTAACCAAGACGGCGAAGGTTGTGGAACTAGACGAGTTAAGATAA